Sequence from the Curtobacterium sp. MCLR17_007 genome:
CCACCTGCGCCGTGCCCGCGGCGGCAAGATCTCGTTCACGCACCTGATCGGGTGGGCGATGGTGCAGGCGCTCAAGGACTTCCCGAGCCAGAACGTCTTCTACGAGGAGCGCGACGGCAAGCCCTTCGTCGTGCAGCCCGCGCACGTCGGCCTGGGCATCGCCATCGACGTCCCGAAGAAGGACGGCACCCGCTCGCTCCTGGTCCCCAGCATCAAGCGCGCCGAGTCGCTGACGTTCGGCCAGTTCCTGTCCGCGTACGAGGACCTGGTCAAGCGCGCCCGCGACAACAAGCTGACCCCGGCGGACTTCCAGGGCACGACGATCTCGCTGACGAACCCCGGCGGCATCGGCACCGTGCACTCGGTCCCACGCCTGACCAAGGGCCAGGGCGCGATCATCGGCGCCGGCGCACTCGAGTACCCCGCACAGTTCCAGGGCTCTGCGGCCAAGACCCTGGTCGAGCTCGGCATCGGCAAGACGATCACCCTCACCAGCACCTACGACCACCGCGTCATCCAGGGCGCCGGGTCCGGCGAGTACCTCAAGAAGGTGCACGAGCGGCTCATCGGCGAGCACGGCTTCTACGAGGGCATCTTCTCGGCCCTCCGGATCCCGTACAAGCCGATCCAGTGGGCGAACGACATCAACGTCGACCTGGCGCACCGTGTCAACAAGACCGCGCGCGTGCAGGAGCTCATCAACAGCTTCCGCGTCCGTGGGCACCTGATGGCCGACATCGACCCGCTCGAGTACCGCCAGCGCACGCACCCCGACCTCGAGATCGAGAGCCACGGGCTGACCTTCTGGGACCTCGACCGCGAGTTCGTCACGGGTGGTCTCGCCGGCACCACGAACGCCCCGCTCCGCGACGTCCTCGGCGTCCTGCGCGACGCGTACTGCCGCACCGTCGGCATCGAGTACATGCACATCCAGGACCCGGAGCAGCGTCGCTGGTTCCAGTCCCACATCGAGGTCCCCTACTCGAAGCCGTCGAAGGACGAGCAGCTGCGAGTCCTCGGCAAGCTCAACGAGGCCGAGGCGTTCGAGACCTTCCTGCAGACCAAGTACGTCGGCCAGAAGCGCTTCTCGCTCGAGGGCGGCGAGTCCACCATCGCGTTCCTCGACACGCTCATCCAGCACGCCGCCGTCGCCGGGCTCGACGAGGTCGCGATCGGCATGGCGCACCGCGGACGGCTCAACGTGCTGACCAACATCGCCGGCAAGACCTACGGCCAGATCTTCCGCGAGTTCGAGGGCACCACGCTCCCCGGCTCCGTGTCGGGCCAGGGCTCGGGCGACGTGAAGTACCACGTCGGCACCGAGGGCGTCTTCCGCGCGTCGGACGGCACCACCATCCCGATCACCATCGCGGCGAACCCCTCGCACCTCGAGGCCGTGGACGGGGTCCTCGAGGGCATCGTCCGCGCCAAGCAGGACCGCGGCCCCGCGGGCGTCTTCGGCGTCCTGCCGGTGCTGGTCCACGGCGACGCGGCGATGGCCGGCCAGGGCGTGGTCGTCGAGACGCTGCAGATGTCGCAGCTCCGCGGCTACCGCACCGGCGGCACGGTGCACCTCGTCATCAACAACCAGGTCGGGTTCACCACGCCGCCGGACTCGGCGCGCACGTCGGTGTACTCCACGGACGTCGCCAAGACGATCCAGGCGCCGATCCTGCACGTCAACGGGGACGACCCCGAGGCCGTGGCCCGCGTCGCCGACCTGGCGTTCGCGTACCGGCAGGAGTTCCACCGCGACGTCGTCATCGACCTCGTCTGCTACCGCCGCCGCGGCCACAACGAGGGCGACGACCCCTCGATGACGCAGCCGCTGATGTACAACCTCATCGAGGCCAAGCGCTCTGTCCGCACCCTCTTCACCGAGGCGCTCGTCGGCCGTGGCGACATCACGCAGGACGAGTACGACCAGGCGCACCGCGACTTCCAGGACCGCCTCGAACGGGCCTTCGCCGAGACGCACGAGGCGCAGACGGGCACGATCCCGGTCATCGAGGTCGACGACGACGGCGCGGTCCATGGTCTCGAACGCCCCGCGGCCCAGCGCGACGACTCCGAGAACCAGGTCCGTGAGACCGCGATCTCGCAGGAGCTCGTCGAGCGGATCGGCGACGCACACGGCAACCCGCCCGCCGGGTTCCAGGTGCACCCGAAGCTGCAGTCCCTGCTCACCAAGCGCACCGACATGACCCGCAAGGGCGGTGTCGACTGGGCGATGGCCGAGCTCATGGCGATCGGGTCCCTCCTGACCGAGGGCAAGCCGGTCCGGCTCGCCGGTCAGGACGCCCGCCGTGGCACGTTCGTGCAGCGCCAAGCGGTGTTCCACGACCGGGAGAACGGGCAGGAGTGGCTGCCGCTGTCGAACCTGACCGAGGACCAGGCCCGCTTCTACATCTACGACACCCTGCTCAGCGAGTACGCGGCGATGGCGTTCGAGTACGGCTACTCGGTCGAGCGTCCCGACGCGCTCGTGCTCTGGGAGGCCCAGTTCGGCGACTTCGCGAACGGCGCGCAAACCGTCATCGACGAGTTCATCTCCTCGGCAGAGCAGAAGTGGGGACAGCGCTCCGGGCTGGTCCTGCTGCTGCCGCACGGGTACGAGGGACAGGGACCGGACCACTCGTCCGCCCGCATCGAGCGCTACCTGCAGCTCTGCGCCGAGGACAACATGGTGGTGGCGCGCCCGTCGACCCCGGCGTCGTACTTCCACCTGCTGCGTCGTCAGGCGTGGGAGCGCCCGCAGAAGCCGCTGATCGTGTTCAGCCCGAAGGCCATGCTGCGGCTGCGCCAGGCGACCAGCGCGGTCGAGGACTTCACGAGCGGCACGTTCGAGCCGGTGATCGACGACGTCAAGGTCACCGACCGCGATGCCGTGCGCCGCGTGGTGCTGCACTCCGGCAAGGTGCACCACGACCTGCGCGCCGAGGCCGACAAGCACGAGCGCACCGACGTCGCCCTGGTGCGCCTCGAGCAGCTCGCCCCGCTCCCCCTCGAACGCATCCTGCAGGTCCTCGGGAGCTACCCGAACGCCGACGTCGTCTGGGCGCAGGAAGAGCCGGAGAACCAGGGCGCCTGGCCGTTCGTGTGCATGAACCTGTCGCCGCACCTCGATGGTCGCCCGCTGTCGGTCGCCTCACGACCGGCCAGCGCCGCGCCGGCGACCGGGTCGTCGAAGCGCTCGGCAGCCGAGGCGTCCGAGGTCATCACCACGGCGCTCGGCTAGCAGCGACGACGCCGGTGT
This genomic interval carries:
- a CDS encoding multifunctional oxoglutarate decarboxylase/oxoglutarate dehydrogenase thiamine pyrophosphate-binding subunit/dihydrolipoyllysine-residue succinyltransferase subunit, whose protein sequence is MSSHLTGTDETAGEFGANEWLVDELYEQFLADKNSVDESWWPVLESYHQSGKGSAAAAPAPTPAASAPAAATSAADTPAAPAPAAPTGDGKGGPIQARTTSKQPSPQPIPAEANDTADDHEETHEDVATPLRGMAKTLASNMDASLTVPTATSVRTIPAKLMIDNRIVINNHLRRARGGKISFTHLIGWAMVQALKDFPSQNVFYEERDGKPFVVQPAHVGLGIAIDVPKKDGTRSLLVPSIKRAESLTFGQFLSAYEDLVKRARDNKLTPADFQGTTISLTNPGGIGTVHSVPRLTKGQGAIIGAGALEYPAQFQGSAAKTLVELGIGKTITLTSTYDHRVIQGAGSGEYLKKVHERLIGEHGFYEGIFSALRIPYKPIQWANDINVDLAHRVNKTARVQELINSFRVRGHLMADIDPLEYRQRTHPDLEIESHGLTFWDLDREFVTGGLAGTTNAPLRDVLGVLRDAYCRTVGIEYMHIQDPEQRRWFQSHIEVPYSKPSKDEQLRVLGKLNEAEAFETFLQTKYVGQKRFSLEGGESTIAFLDTLIQHAAVAGLDEVAIGMAHRGRLNVLTNIAGKTYGQIFREFEGTTLPGSVSGQGSGDVKYHVGTEGVFRASDGTTIPITIAANPSHLEAVDGVLEGIVRAKQDRGPAGVFGVLPVLVHGDAAMAGQGVVVETLQMSQLRGYRTGGTVHLVINNQVGFTTPPDSARTSVYSTDVAKTIQAPILHVNGDDPEAVARVADLAFAYRQEFHRDVVIDLVCYRRRGHNEGDDPSMTQPLMYNLIEAKRSVRTLFTEALVGRGDITQDEYDQAHRDFQDRLERAFAETHEAQTGTIPVIEVDDDGAVHGLERPAAQRDDSENQVRETAISQELVERIGDAHGNPPAGFQVHPKLQSLLTKRTDMTRKGGVDWAMAELMAIGSLLTEGKPVRLAGQDARRGTFVQRQAVFHDRENGQEWLPLSNLTEDQARFYIYDTLLSEYAAMAFEYGYSVERPDALVLWEAQFGDFANGAQTVIDEFISSAEQKWGQRSGLVLLLPHGYEGQGPDHSSARIERYLQLCAEDNMVVARPSTPASYFHLLRRQAWERPQKPLIVFSPKAMLRLRQATSAVEDFTSGTFEPVIDDVKVTDRDAVRRVVLHSGKVHHDLRAEADKHERTDVALVRLEQLAPLPLERILQVLGSYPNADVVWAQEEPENQGAWPFVCMNLSPHLDGRPLSVASRPASAAPATGSSKRSAAEASEVITTALG